One stretch of Acholeplasma laidlawii PG-8A DNA includes these proteins:
- a CDS encoding DUF1189 domain-containing protein, translating into MGFQFPKLIENSRKVHALKVFIYFILLTFIANFPLTWLTFEEQGSKINFIEHNLTETTPNWSSLPSITITSGGIDSNALNGSSYAHENFIYYFGYDESIESVTNKNIVIFYADYIQYIDINKNTTSSPNYKGFETPIMLSQLNISTGDERIRDYQLFGESIEKSFSDQIILFTVIRNQSVQFLATLIYIIVLSGIIQLFRFGFQNFLSYLEGLNFIVLASTLPSVLALIFGLILPGFAPVVFNLVLGLIVMLVFLVFSRKNFS; encoded by the coding sequence ATGGGTTTTCAATTTCCAAAATTAATTGAAAACAGTAGAAAAGTTCATGCACTCAAAGTCTTTATATACTTTATTCTATTAACATTTATTGCCAACTTTCCACTAACCTGGTTAACCTTTGAAGAACAGGGTTCTAAAATTAATTTTATTGAACATAACCTTACAGAGACTACACCTAATTGGTCTTCACTTCCTTCAATTACCATTACATCTGGCGGTATAGACAGCAATGCATTAAATGGTTCAAGTTATGCGCATGAAAATTTCATCTACTATTTTGGTTATGATGAATCCATTGAATCTGTAACCAATAAAAACATAGTCATCTTCTACGCTGATTATATACAATATATAGACATTAACAAAAATACAACTAGTTCACCGAATTACAAAGGATTTGAAACACCTATCATGTTAAGTCAGTTAAATATTTCTACAGGAGATGAACGCATTAGAGATTATCAGCTTTTTGGTGAATCCATTGAAAAATCATTTAGTGATCAAATCATTTTGTTTACAGTCATTAGAAACCAGTCCGTTCAGTTTTTAGCAACACTTATTTATATCATTGTATTATCAGGTATTATTCAACTCTTTAGATTCGGATTCCAAAACTTCTTAAGTTACTTAGAAGGTCTAAACTTCATCGTCTTAGCTTCTACACTGCCAAGTGTGTTAGCCTTGATATTTGGACTTATTCTTCCAGGATTTGCACCTGTTGTATTCAACCTAGTTCTTGGATTAATCGTCATGTTAGTCTTCTTAGTATTTTCAAGAAAAAACTTTTCTTAA
- a CDS encoding maltose ABC transporter substrate-binding protein yields the protein MKKTFTSILMIMFVLFVVACTPKAKNDGAEYDFSEIYKEKQTITVWIDDQNGEYMQAVIAEFNKTDAGKDIIVQHQHMGTVDARERLKTFGLTGNGADIFQFPHDHLASAILEDLVYALPSSVATRVAERAHPLGMDIATLLYDESTGVFGPGANAQENVYAVPMSLEAIGLYYNKDLVSTPAATMEELLAAAATWNAALASDGSGQTNAQKGWYYLGTSSHWADSYFMQTFYSALGFQPFGENLDDPSAVGFADAVAALTWFRDKLKPATTGNNNHNSVGAGANFVAGNIPYIIAGPWNIEEYAGTEGLNFGIAPLPSVGGVQGAPFAGAQMAAIYKYSNNKEAATAFLEFLMSDKAMELQLKMKNKLPALKPELLPNIDGFSTDPYLPAISLQLESAIPMPTIPAVQYYWGPGESMIISVWNNPATVISEAVVAAENAYRAQAGLGGQ from the coding sequence ATGAAAAAAACATTTACTTCAATCTTAATGATTATGTTCGTCTTATTTGTGGTGGCATGTACACCAAAAGCAAAAAATGACGGTGCAGAATACGATTTCTCTGAAATCTATAAAGAAAAACAAACAATTACTGTTTGGATAGACGACCAAAATGGTGAATATATGCAAGCAGTTATCGCTGAATTCAACAAAACTGATGCTGGTAAAGACATTATTGTTCAACACCAACATATGGGTACAGTTGATGCGCGTGAAAGACTAAAAACTTTCGGTTTAACTGGTAATGGAGCGGACATTTTCCAATTCCCTCATGACCACTTAGCATCAGCGATCTTAGAAGATTTAGTTTATGCATTACCATCTTCAGTAGCAACTCGTGTTGCTGAACGTGCGCATCCACTAGGTATGGATATTGCTACATTACTATATGATGAATCCACTGGTGTATTTGGTCCAGGTGCTAACGCTCAAGAAAACGTTTATGCAGTACCAATGTCACTAGAGGCTATTGGACTATACTACAATAAAGATTTAGTATCTACACCTGCTGCTACTATGGAAGAATTATTAGCTGCTGCTGCTACTTGGAATGCTGCATTAGCAAGTGATGGTTCTGGTCAAACAAATGCTCAAAAAGGTTGGTACTATTTAGGTACTTCTTCTCACTGGGCTGACTCATACTTCATGCAAACATTCTACTCTGCATTAGGCTTCCAACCGTTTGGTGAAAACCTAGATGATCCAAGTGCTGTAGGATTTGCAGATGCAGTTGCTGCATTAACTTGGTTCCGTGATAAATTAAAACCTGCTACAACTGGTAACAACAACCACAACTCAGTGGGTGCTGGTGCTAACTTCGTAGCTGGTAACATCCCTTACATTATTGCTGGTCCATGGAATATTGAAGAATATGCTGGTACAGAAGGTCTAAACTTCGGTATCGCTCCATTACCATCAGTAGGTGGCGTACAAGGTGCTCCATTTGCAGGTGCTCAAATGGCTGCAATTTACAAGTATTCTAATAATAAAGAAGCTGCAACAGCATTCTTAGAATTCCTAATGAGCGATAAAGCTATGGAATTACAATTAAAGATGAAAAATAAATTACCTGCTTTAAAGCCTGAACTATTACCAAATATCGATGGTTTCAGTACAGATCCTTATCTACCTGCAATTTCATTACAGTTAGAAAGTGCAATTCCAATGCCTACAATCCCTGCAGTTCAATACTACTGGGGTCCAGGTGAATCAATGATTATATCTGTTTGGAACAACCCTGCTACAGTGATTTCTGAAGCTGTGGTTGCAGCTGAAAATGCATACCGTGCACAAGCTGGTCTAGGCGGTCAATAA
- a CDS encoding alpha-amylase family glycosyl hydrolase, which yields MKKILSLFTLLAMVGLLIACTPSNGEGDNKVDLRAENPRNDIYYEIFIRSFADSDGDGIGDFNGVTQNLDYLEDLGVTAIWMMPFNETDLDFGSHHGYRITDYYDVNTEYGTMDDLENLISEAKTRKMRVMMDLVINHTSDTHPWFVDAQDNASTSPYRDWYIWQTPSTAFESFAGGMKDLNLQNEEVVEEVKNIITFWQDKGITGFRFDAAKHLFIGDPGTNPAVMASKTHEFLRSLQTHARQNDPGVLFLGEVFDYEYSAVQNYYIGLDSLFDFYVANEIWGKVGHGTDSRLFVSNIERAFNTYRPYNANYAPGIFISNHDLDRIASFGQFSGPMGLEKLKLAASVTLTLPGSPHIYYGEELGMTGTRYEGIDVGQGTVYDQYRRAPFIWGDASKTTTWLNPYNGSNSAPSVATQLENPNSLLNHYKALANLRKDNPGLMYGNFLKAWNENTSSLQGYVRHYEFEGEGQTVLVIHNMTSTTKTVDVDYVKLLYGNLELPAYGTIVLEIDSAKINDYIS from the coding sequence ATGAAAAAAATATTGAGTCTATTTACTTTATTAGCGATGGTAGGCCTACTCATTGCTTGTACACCAAGTAATGGTGAAGGTGATAACAAAGTTGATTTAAGAGCAGAAAACCCAAGAAATGATATCTATTATGAGATATTTATACGTTCTTTTGCGGATAGTGATGGCGATGGTATTGGTGACTTTAATGGTGTAACACAAAATCTTGATTATTTAGAAGATTTAGGTGTTACTGCAATTTGGATGATGCCATTTAATGAAACTGATCTAGATTTTGGTTCACATCATGGATACCGAATTACAGACTATTATGACGTCAATACTGAGTATGGCACGATGGATGACTTAGAAAACCTTATAAGTGAGGCAAAAACACGCAAAATGCGCGTTATGATGGACTTGGTCATAAATCATACCTCTGATACACACCCTTGGTTTGTAGATGCTCAAGATAACGCATCCACATCTCCTTATAGAGATTGGTATATTTGGCAAACTCCTTCTACTGCTTTTGAATCATTTGCGGGTGGTATGAAAGATTTAAATCTTCAAAATGAAGAAGTTGTAGAAGAAGTTAAAAACATTATTACATTTTGGCAAGATAAAGGTATTACTGGATTTAGATTTGATGCAGCTAAACACTTGTTTATTGGTGATCCGGGCACAAATCCTGCTGTTATGGCATCTAAAACACATGAGTTCTTAAGAAGCTTACAAACACATGCAAGACAAAATGATCCGGGTGTTTTATTCTTAGGTGAAGTATTTGATTATGAATACAGTGCAGTACAAAATTACTATATCGGTCTAGATTCATTATTTGATTTCTATGTAGCAAATGAAATTTGGGGTAAAGTAGGTCATGGTACAGACTCTAGACTCTTTGTATCTAATATTGAACGTGCATTCAATACCTATAGACCATATAATGCAAATTATGCACCTGGAATATTTATTAGTAATCACGATTTAGATCGTATTGCATCATTCGGTCAATTTAGCGGTCCAATGGGATTAGAAAAATTAAAATTAGCAGCAAGTGTAACATTAACACTACCTGGTTCACCTCACATTTATTACGGTGAAGAATTAGGTATGACAGGTACAAGATACGAAGGTATAGATGTTGGACAAGGTACAGTTTATGATCAATATAGAAGAGCACCATTTATTTGGGGTGATGCATCTAAAACTACTACTTGGTTAAACCCTTATAATGGAAGTAATAGTGCGCCTAGTGTTGCTACACAACTTGAAAACCCAAACTCCTTATTAAACCACTATAAAGCACTAGCGAACTTAAGAAAAGATAATCCGGGATTAATGTATGGTAACTTCTTAAAAGCTTGGAATGAAAATACCTCTTCTCTACAAGGCTATGTAAGACACTATGAATTTGAAGGTGAAGGACAAACAGTACTAGTGATACATAATATGACTTCTACTACTAAAACAGTTGATGTTGACTACGTAAAACTACTTTATGGCAACTTAGAGTTACCTGCATATGGTACAATAGTATTAGAGATAGATTCAGCTAAAATAAACGATTATATTTCATAA
- a CDS encoding RDD family protein produces the protein MVPRFEKRVRAFAADISGLIIIFILTAFGLANIDDSIRPYIQASILILTFFFLIIFPQLTKAGQTFGKRLQKIKVVNMDGSNPSKLKLISREVFKYFFSIATFGLYSVIAFFALSEKHVSRTIHDYVFKTKVIDLDTSPQNVRMNETLQTKTMKETRLK, from the coding sequence ATGGTACCTAGATTCGAAAAAAGAGTACGTGCATTTGCAGCAGACATTTCAGGTTTAATTATTATATTTATACTAACAGCCTTTGGATTAGCTAATATAGACGATAGTATCAGACCATACATTCAAGCATCCATACTTATCTTGACATTCTTTTTCCTTATTATATTTCCACAATTGACAAAAGCTGGACAGACTTTTGGTAAAAGACTTCAAAAGATCAAAGTGGTTAATATGGATGGAAGCAATCCTTCCAAATTAAAACTGATTAGTAGAGAAGTTTTCAAATACTTCTTTTCAATTGCAACATTTGGTCTCTACTCAGTAATCGCCTTTTTCGCACTTTCAGAAAAACATGTGTCTAGAACAATTCATGATTATGTGTTCAAGACCAAAGTCATTGATTTAGACACTTCACCGCAAAATGTTCGCATGAACGAAACATTACAAACAAAAACGATGAAAGAAACGAGATTAAAATAA
- a CDS encoding glutathione peroxidase, which yields MSLYDIEVTRADGSKEMMSKYQGKVLLIVNTATKCGYTKQYEGLQEIYDNYKDKGFEILDFPCNQFLAQAPGSIKKINEFCQINFGTTFTLFDKVKVNSKNAHPLYKYLKDNGPEEVVVSHDALVPSGKPKDKISWNFTKFLISKEGEILYRFSPKVTPEELLPYLQKTL from the coding sequence ATGAGTTTATATGATATTGAAGTTACAAGAGCAGACGGTTCTAAAGAAATGATGTCAAAATATCAAGGTAAAGTCTTATTGATTGTAAATACTGCTACAAAATGTGGTTATACAAAACAATATGAAGGTTTGCAAGAAATCTATGACAACTATAAAGATAAGGGTTTTGAAATCCTTGATTTTCCATGTAACCAATTTTTAGCACAAGCACCGGGTTCCATCAAAAAAATCAATGAATTCTGTCAAATTAATTTCGGAACAACATTTACACTATTTGATAAAGTGAAAGTGAATTCTAAAAATGCACATCCACTTTATAAATACTTAAAAGATAACGGTCCTGAAGAAGTTGTCGTATCACATGATGCATTAGTACCCTCAGGTAAACCAAAAGATAAAATTAGTTGGAATTTTACTAAATTTTTAATTAGTAAAGAAGGTGAGATATTGTACCGTTTTTCACCGAAAGTTACGCCTGAAGAGTTACTACCTTATCTACAAAAAACACTGTAA
- a CDS encoding ABC transporter ATP-binding protein: MATLHLKDINKIYPNGVQAVFDFNLKIEDKEFIVFVGPSGCGKSTTLRMIAGLEDISSGELYIDEEYKNDTAPKDRDIAMVFQSYALYPHMTVYDNIAFGLKLRKVPKAIIKEKVHAAAEILGLLPYLDRKPKALSGGQRQRVALGRSIVRDAKVFLMDEPLSNLDAKLRVQMRGELIKLHKQLDTTTIYVTHDQIEAMTMASRIVVMNKGYIMQVGSPKEIYDRPSSIFVAGFIGTPPMNFINGKVNEKGVFEAGKFRIQLPNDKLEIVTQNKYIGKPIVLGIRAEDIHDDELVMKAHPNGVLDVEVDVAELLGAETNIYMDINGSNVIAKVDARTNISIGDKIQVAFDLNKIHFFDPETELRLELDPNVKTHARLAVEAAKAAGHDLPTTKKDEVVEEIKPVSEEKASKK; the protein is encoded by the coding sequence ATGGCAACATTACATTTAAAAGACATCAATAAAATCTATCCCAACGGTGTTCAAGCAGTTTTTGACTTTAACTTGAAAATCGAAGATAAAGAATTTATTGTATTTGTCGGACCGAGTGGATGCGGTAAATCCACAACCCTCCGTATGATCGCGGGCCTTGAGGACATTAGTTCAGGCGAGTTATACATTGATGAAGAATACAAGAACGATACTGCTCCAAAAGACAGAGATATCGCAATGGTTTTCCAAAGTTACGCGTTATATCCACACATGACTGTGTATGATAATATCGCATTTGGTTTAAAACTGCGTAAAGTTCCTAAAGCTATCATCAAAGAAAAAGTACATGCGGCAGCGGAAATTTTAGGTTTACTACCTTATTTAGATAGAAAACCGAAAGCTCTATCAGGTGGACAAAGACAACGTGTGGCATTAGGACGTTCAATCGTACGTGATGCTAAAGTATTCTTGATGGATGAGCCTCTATCAAACTTAGACGCGAAGTTACGTGTTCAAATGCGTGGGGAGTTAATTAAACTTCACAAGCAATTAGATACAACAACTATTTATGTTACCCACGACCAAATTGAAGCTATGACAATGGCATCAAGAATCGTCGTTATGAACAAAGGTTATATCATGCAAGTAGGGTCACCTAAAGAAATTTATGACAGACCATCAAGCATTTTCGTAGCTGGCTTCATTGGAACACCTCCAATGAACTTCATTAACGGTAAAGTAAATGAAAAAGGTGTATTTGAAGCTGGTAAATTCAGAATTCAATTACCTAATGATAAACTAGAAATAGTTACTCAAAATAAATATATCGGAAAACCAATCGTTTTAGGTATCCGTGCTGAAGATATTCATGATGATGAATTAGTTATGAAAGCACATCCAAACGGTGTATTAGATGTTGAAGTTGACGTTGCTGAGTTACTAGGTGCTGAAACAAACATCTACATGGATATTAATGGATCAAATGTCATCGCTAAAGTTGACGCTAGAACCAACATTAGTATTGGTGATAAGATTCAAGTAGCATTTGACTTAAACAAAATTCATTTCTTTGATCCTGAAACTGAGTTAAGACTAGAACTTGATCCAAACGTGAAAACACATGCTAGATTAGCTGTTGAAGCTGCTAAAGCTGCGGGTCATGACTTACCAACAACTAAAAAAGATGAAGTTGTTGAAGAAATCAAACCAGTATCAGAAGAAAAAGCATCTAAAAAATAA
- the pulA gene encoding type I pullulanase: MKKIILFLLTVMLTSVLALSITYASERPNTLVVHYFRYDGNYTGYNMWLWQNEPTGLGGKQFNFTNTNVDEHGAYYEVDLEAEGYNETTKWGIIIKQGAWDGYREPGGDRFFKLSDAELINGKIHAYFVQADTRIGLSNADLANNIPDYRPNILFVAFNAQRNIVVDLTHPATSYKVYENDVQVKSGNFTTGLRQTITDLNIDLTKTYDLEVTFADSTARKTVSLQNLYDTPEFENAFTYDGELGAIYTKAETTFRLWAPVSQAVSVNIYNQGHPQYNRLGQASEEANPVSTHEMTPIENGVWEVKLSGDFASKYYTFDVTNNNVTNEVTDPYSYSTGANGLRSMVVDFDSTDPLYWDFSTRPNTIQTFTDYIIWELHVRDLTTHSSWNGTESSRGKFLGLAESGTTYSANGTTVTTGLDHIEELGVNAVHLLPIFDFGYIDEVEVFKNPNTENVFNWGYMPYHFNTLEGSYSTNPFDGNVRIYEFKQAVQAFHQKDIRVIMDVVYNHTGESEGSNFHKIVPGYFHRLNANGGFQNGSGTGNETASERSMVRKFMVDSTVFLAEEYKLSGFRFDLMSLHDIETMNAIREALNKIDPTIILYGEPWAGGDTLIDGDIAAGMTNTNGWDRTQVRKMDSGVGAFNDLYRNALKGTPDGAEGGFVQGAMDFNKMQDLRKGIMGATEQFTNSPLQNIVYGEAHDNLTLHDKLRSSGVPINEVKHAQVQSNAIVLTSMGIPFLHAGTEFLRSKPLQNGGYDHNSYESPDSVNQLRWDRKLEYNDVFEYHKALIHIRKTYQGLRMDNMTEINARFNFVQTSQDHTDKSLAYTIDGVGNQPKLLIIHAGRVTGTSVTLNDGKTYMMVTSRAGSQGLYDVSKGLVTRSGKFDVLTQNTTSIFVEVKSTDLPTLKSEVVTVALNEAFDGLSNVNVPAGATAYATAIDTSIPGFKVVTVSITDFLGNQSNLYYVANVSGGMFTNVLGGLS, translated from the coding sequence TTGAAAAAAATAATATTATTTTTATTAACAGTTATGTTAACAAGTGTATTAGCTTTATCAATTACTTATGCTAGTGAAAGACCAAATACATTAGTCGTTCATTATTTTAGGTATGATGGCAATTACACAGGCTATAACATGTGGTTATGGCAAAATGAGCCTACTGGTTTAGGTGGTAAACAATTTAACTTTACTAATACAAATGTAGATGAACATGGTGCTTATTATGAAGTGGATTTAGAAGCAGAAGGCTATAATGAAACCACTAAATGGGGCATTATCATTAAACAAGGTGCTTGGGATGGTTACAGAGAACCAGGTGGAGATAGATTCTTTAAACTTAGTGATGCCGAGTTAATTAATGGTAAAATCCATGCTTACTTTGTCCAAGCAGATACACGTATTGGTTTAAGTAATGCAGATTTAGCAAATAATATACCAGATTACAGACCAAATATCTTATTTGTAGCATTTAATGCACAAAGAAATATCGTTGTAGACTTAACGCATCCTGCAACAAGTTATAAAGTATATGAAAATGATGTTCAAGTTAAATCAGGTAATTTTACTACAGGTCTTAGACAAACAATTACAGATCTAAATATTGACTTGACAAAAACATATGATTTAGAAGTGACTTTTGCTGATTCAACAGCAAGAAAAACAGTCTCACTTCAAAATCTATATGACACACCTGAATTTGAAAATGCCTTTACCTATGACGGAGAGTTAGGTGCTATATATACAAAAGCTGAAACAACCTTTAGATTATGGGCACCAGTATCGCAAGCTGTTTCAGTTAATATCTATAATCAAGGACATCCTCAATATAACCGCTTAGGGCAGGCATCAGAAGAGGCTAACCCGGTATCAACACATGAGATGACACCGATTGAAAATGGTGTATGGGAAGTTAAATTATCAGGTGATTTTGCATCTAAGTATTATACATTTGATGTCACTAATAATAATGTTACAAATGAGGTAACAGATCCATATAGTTACTCAACAGGTGCAAATGGACTAAGAAGTATGGTTGTTGACTTTGATTCAACAGATCCTTTATATTGGGATTTTTCAACAAGACCCAATACAATTCAAACATTTACTGATTACATCATTTGGGAATTACATGTGAGAGACTTAACAACACATAGTTCTTGGAATGGTACAGAATCAAGCCGTGGTAAGTTTTTAGGTTTAGCAGAATCTGGTACAACGTATTCAGCAAATGGTACAACCGTTACTACAGGGCTTGATCACATTGAAGAGTTAGGCGTGAATGCAGTACATTTACTACCTATCTTTGATTTTGGTTATATTGATGAAGTAGAAGTATTTAAAAACCCTAATACTGAAAATGTGTTTAACTGGGGTTATATGCCGTATCACTTTAATACATTAGAAGGATCTTACTCTACCAATCCATTTGATGGTAATGTTAGAATTTATGAATTCAAACAAGCTGTTCAAGCATTTCACCAAAAAGATATCCGAGTAATTATGGACGTTGTCTATAACCATACCGGTGAATCTGAAGGTTCAAACTTCCATAAAATTGTTCCAGGTTATTTCCATAGATTAAACGCTAATGGTGGGTTCCAAAATGGTTCTGGTACAGGTAATGAAACGGCTTCGGAACGTAGTATGGTGCGTAAATTCATGGTAGACTCTACAGTATTTTTAGCTGAAGAATATAAACTATCTGGCTTTAGATTTGACCTGATGTCACTACACGATATTGAAACAATGAATGCAATTAGAGAAGCTTTAAATAAAATTGATCCAACCATTATTTTATATGGTGAACCTTGGGCAGGTGGTGACACCTTAATTGATGGCGATATCGCTGCTGGTATGACAAATACCAATGGTTGGGACCGTACTCAAGTACGTAAAATGGATAGTGGTGTTGGTGCATTTAATGACTTGTATAGAAATGCATTAAAAGGTACACCAGACGGTGCTGAAGGTGGATTTGTTCAAGGTGCTATGGACTTTAATAAGATGCAAGACTTACGTAAAGGTATTATGGGTGCTACAGAGCAATTTACAAACTCACCGCTTCAAAATATCGTTTATGGTGAAGCACATGATAACTTAACGTTACATGATAAATTAAGATCATCAGGTGTTCCAATTAATGAAGTAAAACACGCTCAAGTACAATCTAACGCGATAGTATTAACCTCAATGGGTATACCATTCCTTCATGCAGGTACAGAATTCTTAAGATCGAAACCACTTCAAAATGGAGGGTATGATCATAACTCATACGAATCTCCTGATAGTGTGAACCAATTAAGATGGGACCGCAAACTAGAATATAATGATGTATTTGAATATCATAAAGCACTGATTCATATTCGTAAAACTTATCAAGGTTTACGTATGGATAATATGACAGAAATTAATGCAAGATTTAATTTTGTTCAAACCTCACAAGATCATACTGATAAATCACTAGCATACACAATTGATGGCGTTGGTAATCAACCAAAACTTTTAATTATTCATGCTGGACGTGTAACAGGTACCTCAGTGACATTAAATGATGGTAAAACCTATATGATGGTCACTTCAAGAGCTGGTAGTCAAGGTTTATATGATGTATCTAAAGGTTTGGTTACAAGAAGTGGTAAGTTTGATGTATTAACACAAAATACAACTTCAATATTTGTTGAGGTAAAATCAACAGATCTACCAACATTAAAATCTGAAGTGGTAACTGTAGCATTAAATGAAGCATTTGATGGCTTAAGTAATGTGAATGTACCAGCAGGTGCAACTGCATATGCAACAGCAATTGATACATCCATTCCAGGATTTAAAGTAGTGACTGTATCGATTACAGACTTCTTAGGTAATCAATCTAACTTATACTACGTAGCCAATGTTTCAGGTGGAATGTTTACAAACGTATTAGGAGGATTATCATAA
- a CDS encoding hemolysin family protein has translation MGLQIFLIVFFIVLNGIFAASEIALVSANRREIQEDADAGGKKAKKAKRVLKLIENPTRFLSTIQIGITMFGFINGVIAADAFSNLISDQIANWTGFDTLIIIPVVTFIITLILTYFQVIFGELVPKRIAMKSPERVSYIFIGFLSAIAVIMKPFVVLLTSSANLIIRLFGINPQDDDDTLSEEELILELNASESKGFIDSSENEMIQNIFEFDSTTVEEVMTHRTEVSAINVNSTRDELVKFVTNEKYTRFPVYEETLDKIVGTLHVKDLLKYLSEHEDKNEFDIHEILRDPLFVPQSKNTRALFREMKLTKTHIAIVIDEYGGTAGIITFEDLIEEILGNISDEYDEDEEEIQAISEDRYEIDGLIDLDDVEDLIHAGLPIEDYDTLSGFLLGQLGRFPEADESIVVVYGHYRFEVLSYEDKIIERVLVTRIEEEPIEEVMNETDAM, from the coding sequence ATGGGATTACAAATATTCTTAATTGTATTTTTTATTGTCTTAAACGGTATATTTGCAGCTAGTGAAATTGCACTAGTATCTGCAAATAGAAGAGAGATTCAAGAAGATGCTGATGCAGGTGGTAAGAAAGCTAAAAAAGCTAAACGAGTGTTAAAACTCATTGAGAATCCAACAAGATTCTTGTCTACTATTCAAATCGGTATTACGATGTTTGGTTTTATTAATGGGGTGATTGCAGCGGATGCATTCTCTAATCTCATCTCAGACCAAATTGCAAATTGGACAGGGTTTGATACATTAATTATCATTCCAGTTGTCACATTTATAATCACACTGATCTTAACTTATTTCCAAGTTATCTTTGGAGAGTTAGTACCTAAACGTATTGCTATGAAGTCACCTGAACGTGTTTCATATATATTTATTGGGTTTTTAAGTGCGATTGCAGTCATAATGAAGCCATTTGTTGTATTATTAACGTCTTCAGCAAATCTGATCATTCGTTTATTTGGCATAAACCCGCAAGATGATGATGACACATTATCCGAAGAGGAACTCATCTTAGAACTAAATGCCTCAGAGTCTAAAGGGTTCATTGACAGTTCAGAAAATGAAATGATTCAAAATATATTTGAATTTGATTCAACAACTGTTGAAGAAGTCATGACCCACAGAACTGAAGTTTCAGCAATCAATGTAAATTCTACAAGAGACGAACTTGTAAAATTCGTAACAAACGAAAAATACACAAGATTTCCAGTATATGAGGAAACCTTAGATAAAATCGTTGGTACACTTCATGTTAAAGATTTATTAAAATATCTATCAGAACATGAAGATAAAAACGAATTTGATATTCATGAAATATTAAGAGATCCACTCTTTGTACCTCAATCTAAAAATACAAGAGCGTTATTTAGAGAAATGAAATTAACTAAAACGCATATTGCAATTGTAATTGATGAGTACGGTGGAACTGCTGGTATTATCACCTTTGAAGACTTAATTGAAGAGATATTAGGTAATATTTCTGATGAGTATGATGAGGATGAAGAAGAAATTCAAGCAATCAGTGAAGACAGATATGAAATCGATGGTTTAATTGATTTAGATGATGTCGAAGATTTAATACATGCTGGTTTACCAATAGAGGATTATGACACTTTATCAGGGTTTTTACTTGGCCAATTAGGTCGATTCCCGGAAGCTGATGAATCCATAGTTGTAGTATACGGACATTATAGATTCGAAGTTCTATCTTATGAAGATAAAATCATTGAACGTGTTTTGGTTACACGTATCGAAGAAGAACCAATTGAAGAAGTAATGAATGAAACGGATGCAATGTAA